The Polaribacter sp. KT25b genome contains the following window.
AACGGTTTGTATGGTTATACAACCTATGATTCTGTTCAGTATTTCGAAAATATTGATTTAAATGTAAAAGAAGCTCCATCTGCAATTCCTTTAATGCAGTACAGTTTTTACAGATTTATTATTGCTATCAATCATTTTAATGATGAAATGACATTGATAGAAAATATTGAAGAAGGAACTGAATCGCGCATAAAAGAAATTCAATCAATTATAGATGCTCAGACATTTAATACGCAGAATTTCGAAATTGATGGAGAAGAAACTTCAAATATAAAAGGAGAAGAATTTATAGAATATGTAAAGAAAGCAAAATCTCATTGTAAAAGAGGAGACGTTTTTCAACTTGTTTTATCACGCCAATTTCAACAAAAATTTAAAGGAGATGAATTTAATGTGTATAGAGCATTACGTTCTATAAATCCATCACCATATTTATTTTATTTCGATTATGGTTCTTTTAAATTAATGGGATCTTCACCAGAAGCACAAATTAAAATTTCTGCGGGTAAAGCAACTATTAATCCAATTGCAGGTACTTTTAGAAGAACTGGTGATATGGCAAAAGATATTTTGTTAGGAAAAAAATTATCTGCAGATAAAAAAGAAACTGCAGAACATGTAATGTTGGTAGATTTAGCTCGTAATGATTTAAGTAAACATGCAGATAATGTAGAAGTTGAGGTATTTAAAGAAGTGCAATATTTTAGTCACGTAATTCACTTGGTTTCTACAGTTTCTGGTCAGTTAAAAGGAAACCCAATAGAAATTGTTGGAGACACTTTTCCTGCAGGAACTTTAAGTGGAGCACCAAAATACAAGGCAATGCAATTAATAGATACTTATGAGAACCAATCTCGTGGGTTTTATGGAGGAGCAGTAGGTATTATTGGTTTAGACGGTTCTGTAAATTTGGCAATTGCAATTCGTTCTTTTGTAAGTAAAAACAACGTTTTATATTACCAAGCAGGAGCAGGAATCGTAATTCATTCCGATGAAGAAAAAGAATTACAAGAAGTAAATAATAAATTAGCAGCGTTAAAAAAAGCGTTGATTTTGGCAGAAAATATTTAGGGCGTTTTAACAGGCTTTCCACTATATCTTTTTATTTTAAAAAGAAAATAAAAAGGATGCCGTTTCAATCCCTAACGCAAATTGAGTTTTAAGTCATTACGAGGAGTTTTTCCAACGAAGTAATCTCTTAATTAATAAACAGATTGCCACAGCAAATTAAAAATTTGTTTCGCAATGACAATTAGATAGAAAAATGAAAATATTAATATTAGATAATTACGATTCGTTTACCTATAACTTAGTTCATATGGTAGAAAAAATTACAGGAAATTTTCCTGCAGTTTTTAGAAACGATGAAATCAGTATTGCAGATGTAGGCAACTACGATATAATAATGTTATCTCCAGGACCAGGAATTCCAGATGAAGCAGGAATCTTAAAAGAGGTAATTAAAACCTACGCAGGAATAAAACCAATTTTTGGAGTTTGTTTAGGTTTACAAGCAATTACAGAAGTTTTTGGAGGAACAATTATCAATTTAGATGAGGTTTTTCACGGAGTTGCTACAGAAATGAAAGTAACAGATAAAAATGCGACTATTTTTAAAGATGTTTCAGAAACATTTTTAGCAGCACGTTATCATTCTTGGGCAGCAACAGATGAAGGTTTTCCAGAATCAATTCAGGTAACAGCAAGAGATAAAGATGGATTAATTCAGGCAATTGAGCATAAAGAATTTCCAATTTCTGCAGTTCAGTTTCATCCAGAATCTATTTTAACAGATGTTGGTGAGCAATTGGTTACTAATTTTATAAATAGTTGCCCATCCTAACCTTCCCAAAGGGAAGGAACTAGCAAGTTTGTGCAAAAGAAAAAATAAAGAGTAAAATTAACACAAGAGTATTTTTCCCCTTGGGGGAAATTAAAAGGGGCTTTAATGAAACAAATTTTAAATAGACTTTATAATCACGAAAGATTGTCTAAATCAGAGGCTACACAAATCTTAAAAGATATTGCTGCAGAAAAATATAATGATGCACATTTAGCTTCTTTTATGACTGTTTTTATGATGCGCCCAATTACGGCAGATGAACTTTCTGGTTTTAGAAATGCATTAAAAGAATTATCAATAAAAGTAGATTTATCAGATTATAATACCATTGATATTGTTGGAACTGGTGGTGATGGAAAAGATACATTCAATATATCAACCTTAACATCATTTATTGTTGCAGGAACAGGACAAAAAGTAGCAAAACACGGTAATTATTCTGTGTCTTCTCAATCTGGTTCTTCAGATATGTTAGAGAGTTTTGGCTACAATTTTACTAATGATGAAAATGTTTTAAAAGAGCATTTAGAAAAAGCAAATATTTGCTTTTTACATGCGCCAAAATTTCATCCAGCTATGAAAGCTGTTGGACCAACGAGAAAAGCGTTGGCGTTAAAAACATTCTTTAATATGTTAGGCCCTTTGGTAAACCCAAGTTCACCAAAAAACCACATGTTAGGGACTTTTAATATGGAAATTGCACGTTTGTACAATTACATATTACAAGAAGAAAATATTAATTACGGAATTATTCATGCTTTAGATGGTTATGATGAAATTTCGCTAACAAGCGGATTTAAGTTGTTTACAAAAAACGGTGAACAAATTATAAACCCAGAAGATTTAGGGCAAAAGAGAATTCAACAATCAGAAATTTTTGGAGGAACTTCTGTTGCTGATGCAGCCAAAATTTTTAAATCTATTTTAGACGGAAAAGGAACTGAAGCACAAAATAATGTGGTTTTAACAAATGCTGCTTTTGCATTGACAATTGTTGATGAAAATAAGACTTTTCAAACTGCTTTTGCAGAAGCAAAAGATTCACTTTTTGGATTGAAAGCAAAACAAACATTAGATAAATTAGTAAGTCTATAAAATGAAAAAGTTCTCGATACAATTTTCTCAAAAAAAAATCGAAAATCACTCGAACTGACATACTTATTGTCACATCGAGTGAATTTGAGAAGAATGAACAAATTTGTATCGAGATGTTTTAATAAATAGTAATAATGACAAAAAAGAAAAAGAATATAATTTTGATTATTCCTGCTTTTCTAATAATGGGAGCAGCTATAGGTTTGCAAACAAAAGGTGTTATTAAACAGACTTTAATTGGTTTGGTTGTAGGAGTTATAATTTATTTTTTTCTTAAGTATAGGAACAAAAAGTTAAATAATTAACAATTACGAATTAGAAATTACGACTTATGAAAAAGGATAATATAATTCAAATCAAAAGCTATAATTTCGCAGTTCGAGTTGTTAAACTATACAAACATTTATCTCAAGAAAAGAAAGAGTTTGTATTGAGTAAACAATTGTTGCGCTCAGGAACATCAATTGGGGCAAATGTTGAAGAAGCAATTGGAGGACAAAGTAGAAAAGACTTCTTTGCTAAATTAACAATCGCTTATAAGGAAGCAAGAGAATCTCATTATTGGATTCGTTTATTAAAAGATACTGATTATTTATCAGAGAAAGAATCAGAATCTTTAATTACAGATATTGAAGAAATTTTAAAAATTATCGGAAGTATTCAAAAAACAGTAAGAAGCACTAATTCGTAATTAATAATTTCGAATTCATAATTATTTATATGACAATTTTAGATAAAATAATCGCATTTAAAAAGAAGGAAATTGCAAAGATAAAAGCAGAAGTTCCTGTTCAAAATTTAGTTAAAAGTCCAAGTTTTGGAAGAGAAACTTTTTCATTAAAAAAATCTTTGTTAGAAGTTGGTTCTACAGGAATTATTGCAGAATATAAGCGTCAATCACCTTCAAAAGGAATTATCAACGATACAGCAACTATTGCTGATGTTACGAATGGATATTTAGATGCAAATGTTGCTGCTCAATCTATTTTAACAGATACTTCTTTCTTTGGAGGAACCATGGCAGATCTAATGGAAGCAAGAATCATCAATCAACAAAAACCAATCTTAAGAAAAGATTTTATTGTTGATGGTTTTCAGATTGTAGAAGCAAAAGCAATTGGAGCAGATGTAATTTTATTAATAGCTTCTTGTTTAACATCAACAGAATTAAAAAACTACGGAAACTTAGCAACAGATTTAGGTTTAGAGGTTTTATACGAAGTACATACGCAAGAAGATTTAGATAAAATTAATGATTTAGATAATAAAATTATCGGAATTAATAATCGTAATTTAAAGACTTTTGAAGTTGATTTAGAGCATTCAATTAAATTAGCGGGTCAAATTCCTGATACTTGTTTAAAAGTTTCAGAAAGTGGAATTTCTGATCCAAAGATTATTACAGGATTAAAAGAATTTGGTTTTCAAGGTTTCTTAATTGGAGAAAACTTTATGAAAACAGAAAATCCTGGAGAAGCTTGTTTAGACTTTATCAATCAAATTAGATAGTTATGTCAGTTCGAGTGAATTTTGAGGAACGAAAAATTTGTATCGAGAACAAAATAACTTCTCGATACAGTTTTCTCCTAAAGTCAAAAACCACTCGAAGTGACAGCAATAAAATTATATTATGAAACTGAAAGTTTGTGGAATGAAATATGTAGAAAATATTCAGCAAGTTGCAGAGTTGCAACCTGATTATTTAGGGTTTATTTTCTATGAAAAATCAAAAAGAAATTTTGAAGGAATTATTCCAGAATTTTCTAATTCAATTAAAAAAACAGGCGTTTTTGTCAATGAATATATTGAGATTGTAATTTCTTTGGTTGAAGAATATAGATTAGATGCAATCCAATTACATGGAGATGAAACTGTAGAATATGTTGTAGATTTAAAAAATCAGTTAACAGAAAGAAGAACTTTATTTATTGAAGAAAATAAGCAGATAAAAAAGAAAAAAAATCAACATTATATTTCTAAAAATGAAGTTGAAGTTATTAAAGTTTTCGGAATTAAAGACGAATTTAATTTTGATGTTTTAAAACCGTATGTAGAGGTTGTAGATTATTTCTTATTTGATACAAAAGGAAAAGAAAGAGGAGGGAACGGAACAAAATTTGATTGGTCTGTTTTAGAAAAATATCCTTTTGATACACCTTTCTTTTTAAGTGGAGGAATCGGATTAGAAGATGTTGAAGAAGTCAAGAAAATTATGAAATCTAATTTGCCTATTTATGCTTTAGATGTAAATAGTAAATTTGAAAGTAAACCAGGAGTTAAGAGAATTGAAGAATTAGAAAAGTTTAAAAAGAACGTCATTACGAACGTAGTGAAGTAATCTGCTTATTAATTAAGAGATTGCTTCGTGCCTCGCAATGACAGAATATTATAAAATATGAAATCAAAATTTCAACCAGACAAAAATGGATATTACGGACAATTTGGAGGAGCATTTATTCCAGAATTGTTATATCCTAATGTAAAAGAATTAGAAGACAATTATATTCAGATTTTAGAATCTGAAGAATTTCAAGAAGAATACAAATCTTTATTAAAAGATTATGTAGGTCGTCCAAGTCCTTTGTATTTAGCAAAACGTTTGTCAGAAAAATATGGTGCTTTTATTTATTTAAAACGAGAAGACTTAAATCATACTGGCGCACATAAAGTAAACAATACGATTGGTCAGATTTTAGTTGCTAAGAAATTAGGGAAAACTAAAATTATTGCAGAAACAGGAGCTGGACAACATGGAGTTGCTACAGCAACAGTTTGTGCATTAATGGGCTTAGAATGTACTGTTTTTATGGGAGAAAAAGACATTGAGCGTCAAGCACCAAATGTTGCTCGTATGAAAATGTTAGGAGCCAAAGTTGTACCTGCTTTAAGTGGAAGTAAAACCTTAAAAGACGCTACAAATGAAGCTATTAGATATTGGATTCAGAATCCAGAAACTTTTTATTTAATTGGTTCTGTAGTTGGTCCTCATCCATATCCAGATATGGTTGCACGTTTACAGTCTGTAATTTCTGAAGAAATAAAATGGCAATTAAAAGAAAAAACAGGAAAAGAAAATCCGGATACAATTATTGCTTGTGTTGGTGGAGGATCTAATGCTGCTGGTGCTTTTTATCATTATATGGATGATAAAGATGTAGAGTTAATTGCTGTTGAAGCAGGAGGCTTAGGTGTTGATTCTGGAGAAAGTGCAGCAACGTCTCAATTAGGAGAAGTAGGAATTATTCACGGTTCTAAAACCATTTTAATGCAAGATGAATATGGACAAATTGTTGAGCCATATTCTATTTCTGCAGGTTTAGATTATCCTGGAGTTGGTCCTTTACATGCTTATTTATATGATTCTAAAAGAGCAACTTTTATGAATGCAACAGATAAAGAAGCTTTAACTGCCGCTTATGAGTTAACAAGAATTGAAGGAATAATTCCTGCTTTAGAAAGTGCTCATGCATTGGCTGTTTTACCAAAAATAAAGTTTAAAAAAGACCAAGTTGTGGTTGTGAATTTATCTGGTAGAGGAGATAAGGATTTAAGTACTTATATCAAACATTTAGAAGATTAAAAATAAATGTCACATCGAGTGAATTTATGAGAGACGAATAAATTAGTATCGAGATGCAATTAGTTCTCGATACAATTTTCTCAATAAAATCGAAAATCACTCGAACTGACAAAACCGAATAATTATGAATTCAATCGAAAAATTATTTCAGAAAAAAGATAAAAATTTATTGTCTATTTATTTTACTTGTGGATATCCAAATTTGAATGACACTACTAAAGTAATTACTGAATTAGAAAAAAGCGGCGTAGATTTTATTGAAGTTGGTTTACCTTATTCAGATCCTTTAGCAGATGGACCAACAATTCAGGATAGTAGTCAGAAAGCATTAGAAAACGGAATTAACTTAGATTTAATTTTTGATCAATTAATGGAAGTTAAAGGTTATAATAAAACGCCTTTAGTTTTAATGGGTTATTTAAATCAGATGTTAAAATATGGTGAAGATAAATTCTGCCAGAAAATAGTAGATTGTGGTATTGATACAGTTATTCTTCCAGATTTACCAATGATAGAGTTTGAAAATCATTATAAAGACTTGTTTGAAAAATACGGAATTACAAATGTATTTTTAATTACGCCTCATACGTCAGAAGAAAGAATTAGAAAGATAGATTCTTATTCTAAAGCTTTTATTTATGTAGTTGCTTCTGCTTCTATTACAGGAGCTAAAGGAGATATTTCTAATAATCAGGTTGCTTATTTCGAAAGAATAAAAAGCATGAATTTACAAAGTAATTTAATAATTGGTTTTGGTATTTCTGATAAACAAACGTTTACAACTGCGTGTAATTATGCTAACGGAACTATTATCGGTTCTGCTTTTATTAAAAACTTAGGTAATAATGGAATTGATAAAATTGATGATTTTATAAAACCAATAATCTCTTAAAAAAAAAAGCGAAACTTTTAAAGTTTCGCTTTTTTTTTATGGTTTTATTTTTTAATCGTCAATGCTAATTAATTTTACATCAAAAATTAATACAGAATATCCTGGTATTGTATAATTATACAGTTCTTCTCCGTAACCTAAATAATATGGTATTAATAATTTACCTTCACCACCTTCTTTAAAATAAGTAATTCCTTCTGTCCAGCCGGCAATTACTTGGTCTAAACCAAATGAAACTCCAGTAGAACGACTTTCATCAAAAACAGTTCCATTTAAAAAATAACCTTTATAGTCTACAGTAACGTTAGATGTACTTGTTGGTCTTTCTCCAGTACCTTCATCATCAATTACATAATACAAACCAGAAGCTGTTTTAGTAGCAATTAAATCATTATCATCGATATATTGTAAAATTGCTGCATCATTTTGAGCCTTATAATTTTCGTAAATTGCTGTAATTTTTATGTCAAAAATTAAAACGGCACCTCCAGGAATAGAACCAGAATAATTTCCAGATACTCCAAAAGCTAATTCATAAGGAATTATTAATTTGCCTTCTCCACCTTCTCTAAAAAGTTGAAAACCTTCTTTTAAACCTTCAATAACTTGATTTAGGTTTATTATTCCTGAATCATTTTGATCAAAAACAGTTCCGTCTAAAAAATAGCCAGTGTAAACAACATCAATAACCGAGTTTTCTGCTGGATAATTTCCTGTACCTTCATTGTTAATTATATAGTATAATCCTGAATCTGTTCTTGTAGCGTTTAAACTATTGTCGTTTATATATTGAATGATATCTTCTTCTGTTTCTGGATTAAA
Protein-coding sequences here:
- a CDS encoding four helix bundle protein, whose protein sequence is MKKDNIIQIKSYNFAVRVVKLYKHLSQEKKEFVLSKQLLRSGTSIGANVEEAIGGQSRKDFFAKLTIAYKEARESHYWIRLLKDTDYLSEKESESLITDIEEILKIIGSIQKTVRSTNS
- a CDS encoding phosphoribosylanthranilate isomerase, yielding MKLKVCGMKYVENIQQVAELQPDYLGFIFYEKSKRNFEGIIPEFSNSIKKTGVFVNEYIEIVISLVEEYRLDAIQLHGDETVEYVVDLKNQLTERRTLFIEENKQIKKKKNQHYISKNEVEVIKVFGIKDEFNFDVLKPYVEVVDYFLFDTKGKERGGNGTKFDWSVLEKYPFDTPFFLSGGIGLEDVEEVKKIMKSNLPIYALDVNSKFESKPGVKRIEELEKFKKNVITNVVK
- a CDS encoding anthranilate synthase component I family protein is translated as MKKIQFKTISKTKMADTVTPVGLYLRFRDKYANTLLLESSDYHSKDESFSFIAIDPVVSIKAENHHLSFSHKGVELENKEIGRDFNAIFESYSQTIDLDCPAELKSFNGLYGYTTYDSVQYFENIDLNVKEAPSAIPLMQYSFYRFIIAINHFNDEMTLIENIEEGTESRIKEIQSIIDAQTFNTQNFEIDGEETSNIKGEEFIEYVKKAKSHCKRGDVFQLVLSRQFQQKFKGDEFNVYRALRSINPSPYLFYFDYGSFKLMGSSPEAQIKISAGKATINPIAGTFRRTGDMAKDILLGKKLSADKKETAEHVMLVDLARNDLSKHADNVEVEVFKEVQYFSHVIHLVSTVSGQLKGNPIEIVGDTFPAGTLSGAPKYKAMQLIDTYENQSRGFYGGAVGIIGLDGSVNLAIAIRSFVSKNNVLYYQAGAGIVIHSDEEKELQEVNNKLAALKKALILAENI
- the trpD gene encoding anthranilate phosphoribosyltransferase; translation: MKQILNRLYNHERLSKSEATQILKDIAAEKYNDAHLASFMTVFMMRPITADELSGFRNALKELSIKVDLSDYNTIDIVGTGGDGKDTFNISTLTSFIVAGTGQKVAKHGNYSVSSQSGSSDMLESFGYNFTNDENVLKEHLEKANICFLHAPKFHPAMKAVGPTRKALALKTFFNMLGPLVNPSSPKNHMLGTFNMEIARLYNYILQEENINYGIIHALDGYDEISLTSGFKLFTKNGEQIINPEDLGQKRIQQSEIFGGTSVADAAKIFKSILDGKGTEAQNNVVLTNAAFALTIVDENKTFQTAFAEAKDSLFGLKAKQTLDKLVSL
- a CDS encoding FKBP-type peptidyl-prolyl cis-trans isomerase, producing the protein MKSYLYLFFSLILFTACLNDDDSNFNPETEEDIIQYINDNSLNATRTDSGLYYIINNEGTGNYPAENSVIDVVYTGYFLDGTVFDQNDSGIINLNQVIEGLKEGFQLFREGGEGKLIIPYELAFGVSGNYSGSIPGGAVLIFDIKITAIYENYKAQNDAAILQYIDDNDLIATKTASGLYYVIDDEGTGERPTSTSNVTVDYKGYFLNGTVFDESRSTGVSFGLDQVIAGWTEGITYFKEGGEGKLLIPYYLGYGEELYNYTIPGYSVLIFDVKLISIDD
- the trpB gene encoding tryptophan synthase subunit beta; protein product: MKSKFQPDKNGYYGQFGGAFIPELLYPNVKELEDNYIQILESEEFQEEYKSLLKDYVGRPSPLYLAKRLSEKYGAFIYLKREDLNHTGAHKVNNTIGQILVAKKLGKTKIIAETGAGQHGVATATVCALMGLECTVFMGEKDIERQAPNVARMKMLGAKVVPALSGSKTLKDATNEAIRYWIQNPETFYLIGSVVGPHPYPDMVARLQSVISEEIKWQLKEKTGKENPDTIIACVGGGSNAAGAFYHYMDDKDVELIAVEAGGLGVDSGESAATSQLGEVGIIHGSKTILMQDEYGQIVEPYSISAGLDYPGVGPLHAYLYDSKRATFMNATDKEALTAAYELTRIEGIIPALESAHALAVLPKIKFKKDQVVVVNLSGRGDKDLSTYIKHLED
- a CDS encoding aminodeoxychorismate/anthranilate synthase component II, whose product is MKILILDNYDSFTYNLVHMVEKITGNFPAVFRNDEISIADVGNYDIIMLSPGPGIPDEAGILKEVIKTYAGIKPIFGVCLGLQAITEVFGGTIINLDEVFHGVATEMKVTDKNATIFKDVSETFLAARYHSWAATDEGFPESIQVTARDKDGLIQAIEHKEFPISAVQFHPESILTDVGEQLVTNFINSCPS
- the trpC gene encoding indole-3-glycerol phosphate synthase TrpC, encoding MTILDKIIAFKKKEIAKIKAEVPVQNLVKSPSFGRETFSLKKSLLEVGSTGIIAEYKRQSPSKGIINDTATIADVTNGYLDANVAAQSILTDTSFFGGTMADLMEARIINQQKPILRKDFIVDGFQIVEAKAIGADVILLIASCLTSTELKNYGNLATDLGLEVLYEVHTQEDLDKINDLDNKIIGINNRNLKTFEVDLEHSIKLAGQIPDTCLKVSESGISDPKIITGLKEFGFQGFLIGENFMKTENPGEACLDFINQIR
- the trpA gene encoding tryptophan synthase subunit alpha — encoded protein: MNSIEKLFQKKDKNLLSIYFTCGYPNLNDTTKVITELEKSGVDFIEVGLPYSDPLADGPTIQDSSQKALENGINLDLIFDQLMEVKGYNKTPLVLMGYLNQMLKYGEDKFCQKIVDCGIDTVILPDLPMIEFENHYKDLFEKYGITNVFLITPHTSEERIRKIDSYSKAFIYVVASASITGAKGDISNNQVAYFERIKSMNLQSNLIIGFGISDKQTFTTACNYANGTIIGSAFIKNLGNNGIDKIDDFIKPIIS